The following coding sequences lie in one Cannabis sativa cultivar Pink pepper isolate KNU-18-1 chromosome 5, ASM2916894v1, whole genome shotgun sequence genomic window:
- the LOC133038081 gene encoding uncharacterized protein LOC133038081, which yields MFQQSLGRRRNVIASVEDEGCWIAECSILAQEVLNSFKNKKGKQGVMAIKTDMSKAYDRIEWSFLLRVLKANGFSDKACNLIMKCVTSMSYSILLNGAPLAPFNPKRGLRQGDPLSPFLFILCSEVLTKLIVKAESRGELSGVKVSRNAMPISHLFYVDEAIFFCKANVQNAKAFADCITTCEKWSGQVVNKRKSGLVFSPNTQSRYKEEVKQLLGMNFLSQEEKYLGNPFFFSASKRKDFISSKIKFWPDWKVGRLSVSLKREERHSWEQCCRVYLLISWPRLRCLLRCARTLIEWWPNSGGWETQIRLDIDRLRAGKISVSLKTVEDWVLDGFGIEQIKESFHYTRRHRFCNVSDLFVGDSRTWNEDIIKSSFSNEVATAILQIQPLQTSSDILFWKASKSREFCVKSAYGLSQQPRFQDRNSVWSVLWKSSIHPRLKLFLWKIWSDILPTKVRLGMWENHCVFCGEVEESAFHLFCNCNITRALWFQSKWGFRMDMMNWTTVLIKEIRLRASEMLLSMEAVEEAENRTEIPMDSNMYVEFTKYQTDASVVCSKAGLGVVEIANEALQEWWVAVDFSEVSGVLEGELRAIHLALLQARSRKVTKLLVQSDSKVTVLALNFRSLPFAWGTSPVYESCRSLCKYFDQVIFSFVPRSANVLADYLAGWARNVSACNSGFLRDVAPFVATTFV from the exons ATGTTTCAACAATCATTAGGAAGAAGGAGGAACGTTATTGCTAGTGTTGAGGATGAAG GCTGTTGGATAGCAGAGTGTTCTATTTTGGCGCAAGAGGTCCTCAACAGTTTTAAGAACAAGAAAGGAAAACAAGGTGTCATGGCGATTAAAACCGATATGAGTAAAGCGTACGATAGAATCGAATGGAGTTTCCTCCTCAGAGTGTTAAAGGCAAATGGCTTCAGTGATAAAGCTTGCAATTTAATTATGAAGTGTGTTACTTCGATGTCGTATTCCATTCTTCTCAACGGGGCTCCATTAGCTCCCTTCAATCCTAAGCGTGGTCTGAGACAAGGTGACCCTTTATCACCATTCCTCTTTATTTTATGTAGCGAGGTTCTAACAAAGTTAATTGTGAAGGCTGAAAGCAGGGGAGAACTCTCGGGAGTAAAAGTATCTCGTAATGCCATGCCGATTTCGCATCTCTTCTATGTAGATGAAGCTATCTTTTTTTGTAAAGCCAATGTTCAGAATGCAAAGGCCTTTGCCGATTGTATTACTACTTGTGAAAAATGGTCCGGTCAAGTGGTTAACAAGAGGAAAAGTGGATTGGTTTTTTCCCCCAACACTCAATCTAGATACAAGGAAGAAGTTAAGCAACTCCTGGGCATGAATTTTCTGAGTCAAGAAGAGAAATATTTGGGAAATCCCTTCTTTTTCTCGGCTAGCAAGAGAAAAGATTTCATTTCATCAAAGATAAAATTCTGGCCCGATTGGAAGGTTGGAAGGCTAAGTGTCTCTCTCAAGCGGGAAGAACGACACTCGTGGGAGCAGTGTTGCAGAGTATACCTACTTATTTCATGGCCACGGCTAAGGTGCCTTCTACGCTGTGCAAGGACCTTGATAGAGTGGTGGCCAAATTCGGGTGGGTGGGAAACTCAAATAAGACTAGATATAGATCGTTTAAGAGCTGGAAAGATATCTGTCAGCCTAAAAACTGTGGAGGATTGGGTCTTAGACG GTTTCGGGATTGAGCAGATAAAGGAAAGCTTTCATTACACTAGAAGACACAGATTTTGCAATGTCTCAGATTTGTTTGTGGGAGATTCTAGAACTTGGAATGAAGACATTATCAAGAGCAGCTTCTCAAATGAAGTGGCAACTGCTATCTTGCAAATTCAACCACTTCAGACAAGTTCAGACATTCTCTTCTGGAAAGCCTCTAAGTCGAGAGAATTCTGTGTGAAAAGTGCCTATGGTCTGAGTCAACAACCAAGATTTCAGGATAGAAATTCGGTTTGGAGTGTTCTCTGGAAATCCTCCATCCATCCTCGTCTAAAGCTTTTCCTTTGGAAGATATGGTCAGATATTTTGCCAACAAAAGTCAGGTTAGGCATGTGGGAAAATCATTGTGTATTCTGTGGGGAAGTTGAAGAATCGGCATTCCATTTGTTTTGCAACTGTAATATCACTAGAGCTCTTTGGTTCCAGAGTAAGTGGGGGTTTCGTATGGATATGATGAATTGGACAACT GTTTTGATTAAGGAAATTCGGTTGAGGGCTTCGGAGATGCTGCTCTCTATGGAGGCAGTGGAAGAGGCTGAGAATCGGACTGAAATTCCCATGGATTCCAACATGTATGTCGAATTCACCAAGTATCAAACTGATGCTTCGGTAGTTTGTTCGAAGGCAGGTCTGGGTGTGGTGGAGATCGCGAATGAAGCTCTCCAAGAATGGTGGGTGGCTGTCGACTTCTCTGAGGTTTCTGGAGTGTTGGAAGGGGAGCTTCGGGCTATTCATCTGGCCCTGCTTCAGGCAAGATCGAGAAAAGTTACTAAGTTGTTGGTGCAATCCGATTCGAAGGTAACGGTTTTGGCTCTCAATTTTCGGAGCTTACCGTTTGCCTGGGGTACTTCTCCTGTTTATGAATCCTGTCGATCTTTATGTAAGTACTTTGATCAAGTAATTTTCT